CCATCTTTTATGACTTCCCGTATTATTTTGacaacaaaaaatgattttgttgatgaaataaatgatatgCTTATACATCGATTTCCCGATGATGCTACAGTATATACGGCTATTAATGAAACTATAGAACCAAATGATCAATGCCAATTTGAAGATTTTTTGCATACCTTACATCCTGCTAACTTACCACCTTATAgattaactttgaaaaaaaattgtccagTTATATTATTAAGAAACTTAAATCCTACTGAAGGTTTATGCAATGGTACACGATTGATATGTCATGATTTTAAGTCAAATGTTATTAGTGCTACTATTTGCAATGGTGATTTTAAAGATAAACATGTCTTTATTCCAAAGATACCATTACTAGCATCACAAGACGAGAAACTTCCAGTTCCCTTCAAAAGAATACAATTTCCGATAAGATTATGTTTTGCTATGACTATAAACAAAGCTCAAGGTCAAACATTAGATTTTGTTGGAATATATTTGCGTGAACCAGTTTTTTCACATGGACAACTTTATGTTGCTTTATCTCGAGCAAAATGTTCAGACaatgtaaaaatattaatacgTCCACCAACTGCACAGGACACGGATGGTCATTCTACATATAATGTAGTTTATGACGAAATCATTCGAAAAGCATTGTCATGATACTTTTAAAAGTAATAAGTGTAACAAGTAGGCATCCTTATGCTAAATGTTGTGAAATTTTGGATTCCTTTACTTCATTTGTTTTTAAAGCTAAGTACAAGTTACACTGCAGTCATATCACTTCAACatttgaagttttaaatttcatcTTTCAATTCAAATTGTTCCTTTCCAAttactcaaatttgaaattgttgattttcacTAACCAAAATGCTAACATTGCAGCAACAACTTTCCCTATAAGGGTAACTATTTTTATAGTTCTGgctgaaagaaatgaaagagaagAACTACCTCTTAAtgcttcaaattttcttatttcagaTTATACAAGCGCAAATAAGTGATGATGAGGTAATCAAAATTTCCACTCATTACGGTAAACCAACTAATGCTCTTAACTTTTTTCACTGTTCAGTCAATTTTCTTGCTTATCTTCTctgtttgtttattatttaacttCTCGCACCTCATTTTGATGTTGAATATCTATTCAATTTTAGCCTTTCACTAATTCTTTTTTTGTGTTGTATTTTGAGCCGCTGTTTGTTCTGTTTTTTTCACCAGATTTCACTCAATGGTTGCTATATGTTTCTTCCTAAGTTTGATTAGGATTACAATTATTAAATTACAATGAAAATAAGTTggtgaataatttttttgaaaaaattaattccTAATTGTCATGACATTCTATAGTATAATGCAAAATTATGTACCTTACTATTGTTAGTTCCTACATTGCATCACTCTGTTATATTTTCCATCTTGGTGAAGTATTAGATTGGGTATAATACTACATTACTACTTAATTATATAGTATGTTTGTCGTCATTTATCATGACATGTTAAGTGGGCTAATATTGAGCCTCTTTACCTCGCAGTTGTAGTGGTATTCTCCTAAGGGAGTAGAGAAATTTCAAGATTAAAATCTCTCATTAGGATTTTTTTTCCCGTTTTCCATTTGTAACACTTGCCATGAGTTGACATGATTCAATAACAACTAACTCAGGTACACATTTCAAAAATCTCATTCTTCAGATTTATACAGTGTTTTTTCATTATTGCCTCTCTATTTCTTAAAACTTAAAAGGAAGATGCCATATAATTATATGTATGATTGTGAATTCCTGATTCAAGGTCTCTTTTCTTAAACGGCTTAAAAGAATGTTAATGCTTCATTTCAAATGTTACATTCACTGATGAAGAAATcttcatttgtttttcttattctttactCTCTTTTACATTAAGATTTTTCACCTTCTATGTCTTCTTGCTGCACAGTTACCCTAGTGAATTCCACACCTGAAGCATTAGATGCACTGAACACTTATGGATGATATATAGGTATCGTACTTTCTGAAGCCTCCCTTCttattttcaatgattttttagttttaccaAGCTAGACATCAATTTAAAACACAATGTTGAGTGagctctttttcattttatttttctaattgaaGTAGTAGAAATCACGTACAAGATATCCTTTATTGTGTAATgtatcttttcttttcctctttcaTTATCTTGTGGATGTGAAAATCATCATTGGTTGTGTATAGTCTTAGAATTTCATGTATTTGATAATTTTGGGAAGGTATCGATTATACTCgatgtcaaaaaaaaatacatttgttTTGAGGATCAAAAGAGAGACGAATCATGATAAAATGATGGATAAATTAGAATCTATGTTTTGGAGGATTTCAACTTTCAACTGGAGTTCACCATATATGGAAGCATATAGTTCCTACATTTACGGGTTTAAGCCTCAGATGGAACATGGCTACTCTGATTTGCCATTTTGAGAAGCAGAAATCTGAAACCTTTTGTGAATCAAGTATCAACTCCTGATTTAtctacttctatgttttggaaagtTGCAGGAATTATATGTTAGAGGGGAGACCATTCAGCATTGTTCAGTTTCCTTTGTATTGCTTctgtaatttctttattttcttttccttctgcAATGAACTTGTCATCCTCTATGTAAAGAATGTTTCTTGTACTTTTCATACATCAATGACAGTCAAATTATGAGTCAAAGCTATAGTACAGTGGCTATTGTTTTTTTACAAACTCCATTGATTTATGTAATTAACTAGGTCTATTGCAACGACATCacaattatctttattattattaacttaTAGTTGTATACTTTCCCATGTAACTTATCATGTGTAACTTAGTGCCGCTTCTTACTTTACCGAAAATATGTAGCTGACAGCCTGTTGTATGCCGAATAGCTTCTTCACAGGAGTAGCggttttcaagtggctgcaactCATCGGTATGCACAAAAGGTATTTGGCTGTGGAGTTCACCTTTAAGGAGAACAACTCTTGATGGAATAGAATACAACTTATTACTGCTGGACACAGAAGGAATTGATGCTTATGATCAAATGGTTAGTTTCCACACAAACTAAAGGAACTAGCTCTATAACTCCAGAACATGCCTTGTTTTTTCCTCTGTCCTTTCTATCCTTCCTGTCACTGACTTTTgccttttataaatttttgttttattgttgtttcaaaaaaatttctgtTTTGTTTTGCTTTTTGACAGGGTACATATAGCACACAGATATTCTCCCTGGCAGTCCTTCTTTAAAGTATGTTTGTATATAACCAGGTTAGGAGCACTGAAACTTCGATTTCGTTTGCTTCTTTTGATATGCGATTTTCAACCCTTCTCCCTCAGGATTCAGTGAATTTCCTTGTTGCTACAGTCAGTTTGTTTGTTAGTTGTCCTGATAATCTCTTTAATCCTGTAATTTAGATGGGAGGTATCGATGAAGTTGCGCTTGACTGCCTCACTGAAATGACTAGGCATATTCGTGTTAGAGCCTCTGGAGGAAAGGCCAGTGCTTCTAAGCTTGGGCAGTTCTCCCCAGGCTTCATTTGGTTGCCTAAAGTAATTCACAATTTGTTAATTATCACTGTAGATTTTCTTCTGTTCTTGTTTGTGAAACTATtaaatacatttttcttttctgcAAAAGGATTTTTATTTGGATTGGGTCGAGGACAACCACAAAATAACTCCGCAGGACTACCTTCAACTTGCATTGAAGCCAGTTCAAGGTGGTCAGAAAGATGTTGCTGCTAAAAACGAGGTAACCACTTTACATGAATGTTTTGTTTGCTTTACTATGCTGTAATTATTCAATTTCTATTGTAACTTCCTCTATTTTTGGAACTGGTTTCCTGAACTTGCACAtgtttcacaaaaaataaagagaacttGTACATGTTTTTATGCGATTTGGAAACCATCCTCCTTTTCCTTCTAATGAGTTAGCACTTAATGGTTGATTAACCATTGAGATTTTGACTGCATAATGATTTTACTTGATTTTTGCAGGAATCTGTCTTTTCTCAAAATCAATTCCACATGTTACATTATCTGTTTGCCCATACTCAGAACTTCACACTATTTACGCCCAACAACGATAGAGCTTAGTCTTGAAATAGTAAGTTCCTTCATAGCCACAATAGTTCTCATCATTTGATAATCATGTTTTACCAAATGAAACATGTCTAACTTCTTAAAATATTGTGATCTTCAGTTCTTCATTAAGGTTGGGATATAGGTCTAGAATGAATATATTCGTTCACGAATTGTATTCATCATTACTGCTCTATGACAGAGAGTAAATTTTATAGCACATTAATtgatatgtattttatatatttatatgtttgatTCATGGTATGATCTTATGTgcttattataataataaaaaatccttATAAGGCAACTATTGCACATAGACTATAAATTATTACTACTTCAACATGAATGAATGTTTGATTCTATCATGATCCGAGATTGAAATATGATCAATGTTATTTGATAGAAGAAATAGCTCATCTCTTTCTCACATGTATATGCAACTGCTCTATTCAGATTACAGAATTCACAGTGAGTTAGCTTGTGAGTTAGTTTCCAGGGAATTTGCATGCTATGTACTTAAATGaatataaaactatttttacttttctctTGGTTTCCTTTCGCTTCAACACTTAGACCTCATACTGTTGAAGAATGCAGTCACAACTTCAGTAGAACATTGGACAAATTGGAACATGTCAATCACCAAGTATATCTGACTTGGTTCACTACCAAATTGGGTGGTCCTTTCTAATTTAAAGAATAAGTCTTACTAATTTTGTTATGTCCAGGTAAGAAGATATCTATTATCTCAAGTagtaatttattgatttttatagaCGTGAAAgctttatgtatatatacataccaACTGTAAAATTAAACTTGGACAGGAGTTAAAACTTGCTACACGACCATTTTGTTACCTCAAAAATAATATACTGGTTTtcagtttatttttatatagttacAATAACTGTTAATTCTCAAATAAATTCTCAAAAGATCCTAAAAGGCAACTTCATAGCAATCACTCAAGATAAATACACAATACATATACTTGAACAAAGATAAGTGATTTCTgccatttttattttgtactccatatttatcaatttccaaatttatatatctaataatataacaaaataaatttcaaatgtaATAACTTCTTTTTCTGACATACATCattaaattttactattaaatgcaataactttttctcttttttggcAGAATCTCATTGGCTGTCAAATCTATCAATTTTAAAGAAGACACCTGTACTTTTATATAGTATAACGTGTCTACtttgtattgtatatatttttatatatatataatatatattatatatatatatatatatatatatatatatatatatatatatatatatacacacattatTACACATTATTCATCAACATCATTACATTAAAGCACAAACTTGTCATCCTTTcctgaagaaaaaaatattgctCTCTTTCTAAGGTATTTTTCCCCTTTTCATGTTTTCCCTCTTcccattttcaatttttcttccaGATTTTAGTTATCATCAAAGGAGAAAATCAATATGGGACAAATTAAACTTGTTATTTTcacttaaaatttcaattttattactaGCAGACAGATTTgaggaaattatattttctaatgttTCACTGAGTTAGGGATAATTATGTTCTTGCATGTTCTGAATTTCATTACAAATATTCCTATTGTACTTTCATTACAAATTATATACTTTCAGTATGTGGAAGACAATATGTTCATTCATGTTCTTCCTAATTCAATTGTTCATGTTCATGCAACCACATAAAAGAAAGGACTTTCACTCAATAGTGATGCTATCTTGCAGATACTACTGCTTGGTTAAACATTTCTAATAAACATAGTACTAAGATTGAACATCGATCAAATATCATTAACAACACAAGATTGGATTTGCAAAGTTCAAATTGTGGAAATCGGACGCCCGAGAGAAAGCCCTGACAAGAAATGTAGAttccaaaatttgattttgGAAGATGAACAAGTGAGCTCATTACATTTAATCTCATCAATATTCtccttttttaatatttacctcatatgaaaatttttgtttactTTCAGGAATGCCAAATAAAGGCAGTACTGTATGCAGATGAAATTGAACAGTATGCAGAAATGCTTAAACTCATGAATACCTATCTCATCTCTATCGCAAGAGTCAAAATCTCCCAAACTTCACACGGCAAGCCGATACACAAATTTTACTGGGTTCTTGACAAAGAAACAGTAATTGAACATATCACACCATCTAATGGAGTTGAGAACCCACTTCCACCACCAACCAAGCTGAATATCACAACCTTTGACCGCATTCCTCACATGATGCTTGATTCTGCTGTTGAAATCGGTATATCCACCCTATTAACTTTTACAACAGTAAAATATACCTGCTTACTGATACACACTCTTACaacatttcattctttattATATACACAGATATACTGGCAATCATTCTCCGTTGTAGTCCTCAAAAATACGCAGGTCGCAGTAATCATAAATGTCGAGAAATTATCATTTGTGACAATCAGTAAGCCCATTTTGCTTATGTATTCCCATtcaatgaaaatattttgaataagtaAACACTTTTATTGTTTACTTAATCGTACCATCACTTATCATCTGGTTGTCATCATGGTACTTCAGCAAAAATCAATTTCTCCTCACTCTATGGGAGGATTTTGGAgaaattaaaggaaatgaaatcgaagcaaaaatggaaaaagaaatgGACCTTATTGTAATCCTTGGCAGGAATATAGGAATCTCTACTTTTCAAGGTACATGCATTGAACTTTTTACCAAcagaatttatatataataacaaaacgTTATGCAAGCTTTCTGTCGTACAGGGTTGTCTCTGCAGAGTAGGTACAATTCAACAATACGCGTAGCTCCTAATTACCCACAGGCAGTAGAACTCACCAAATGGTACTAACATTCCATCACTATTCTCTAGCTTTAATTTgcatttaaagaacctattaaAGCAACTATTTGTTGTAACAATAgggcaaaagaaaacaaatcaatGTTGTTAAGTCGTGAGTCGAACAAAACCTCAACAAGCTCATCTGCCCCTCTCATGGTATTGACTCCTGCCGGCCAACAAGTTGTCTCTATTGAACAAATTTCATCACCAACTTCTTTAAGTCATACTTCAAGCTGATAATTTAAGAGTTtggatatttattaaataataaaaataaattttatttattcatcagTAACTCAACAtgtattatgtatatgatatttCCCAACAGATGGGACTATTCTATCTTGAAGCAGAAATGGCCATATCAGATGAATTGCAAGAGTTTTGTGTACTTGAATGCTCAGGATGCAAACAAAAGAAGCGCACAAAAGATAGAAAGGATTTTCATTGTCCAAAATGTAATCGGAAAACAACATTACTTCCTCGGTATTTCTCCTTCTCCTGCGTCTTTGTTCAATTGATATATCTACTTAAGAATACATATTATGTGCTATTGATAACCCGTATATATGGCAATGTTCACTAATGTGTATCATTTATAATAGAAAATAGTGACAAGTTTATACCAAATTAACTTTACATTAGTTGCTTAGTAGTTCTAAATAGTTTTACTTTAAGATATCTTCATTTAGTACAATtatatgtttgaaaaaaaaatataagaccTATACATATACACAAGCATTAAGTAATACTTTAACTATGTAAGTACCAAAATCGAAAACACTTTTTGGTAGAAGGCCGTCCTTCAACCTCTAAAATTAATAGATCACACACATAACAACAAACATTATTGATATGTATTAAGAATGAATCATAAATTGTCcctataataataaaagaaaaaagcacATTAAATCAAATCTCAAAAagttagaaaaaggaaaagtaacaaaactcatatttttaaCTTATCATGATTTCAGGTGTATCTTTCAAATTGATCTTACTGACGGTACTGCTACAGTCACAGCATCTATCTCTGGTGAACTGGGAGAAAAACTACTCTCCTTGACAGCGGAAGACATATTTGACATAACCTGTGCTAAGGTGATCTCTTATTCCAGCCAACACATCTATTGTCACAAAGAGTTTCTTCTCACTCTTTACATTTACAGAGGCAATCATTGCATGTTAATCATGTCCATGAGATGTTGTCCAACAAACTATTTCAAATTCGGCTAAGGAAGTCATCTTGGGGTACCTCAAACAATACACAAGCAACTTACTCCATTATTTCCTACATGGAAAAGCATCATACTTCTCCAACCACTATTGATAGGAATTCCAAAAAGATAAGACCTTTGGAGATAAGTGAGATGGAGGTGACAGAAACAACTACTGCAGCTGGTTCTTCAAATGCAACTCTGAAATTTGAACCACCCACACCAACAAAAAAAACTGTAAAAGGTCAGTCTACATCTGATTATcacatttattattcaaaatcaaactataaaTCACAGTGATTAACAGTTCAAAACATTTACaagtatttgaaatttaataaaatttaagagtGTCATTGATAAATTGTAAATTAGtttaataaatcatgaactacTTGAAACAGGAATGGAAAAAAATAGAGATAATGTGTCTGCCCTGTCTGTCTTTGATGAGAATTAATTGTTGCCTTTAATGAGGTTGGCTGCTATGGTTTGATACCTCATTTTGAGGTTGAATCATTGTTGCATTTTAATCTTTTTGTGCTCCatttttttgatgtattttacaCCATGGGTTGctgattttttatcatattgctGCTGAATTTTAGACTAAACTATTTGTTACACTTTTGATCAAATTTCTTTCTATTGTTGCCATGTGTCAAGCTAAATTTTGCTACACTTTTGGCTATATTTGAGCCAATGGTTTGGCTATGTATTTGGAAACTTTGCTGCACTTTTAAGTTAGACAACTGCTGCATACCATGCCTCTGTTTGCATCTTCGTTTTTGTTATGTCTTCAGAATTCAgaataattatagtttaatcTTATAAAAAACAGACCACCCAATAATGTAAATCAAGTGATGAGCTTCTGCAATAGCATAACATATATATTCCCAACATTTATTGTGTTCAAAATTTGTACCATTTTCCAGTTTAATTTCTGCGAACTTAACATTATTACTTACATGAACATCTTGGTATAGTTTCACTGAACTCCCTTACCTCACTGGAAAATATGAATTTCTGACCCCTAAATACTGAGGATCTCGTGAGAGAATTACTTccatttattctattttatttatttcatggTTTATGGAAGCTCAGTTCAGTTGCAGGCTGATCTCCAGTAGTATTGGCAATGATATGTGTCCTTGACTCTCCTGTGCCAGtgtttttcttgtatatttttccaTCTCAAGTCTTTTGGGAAATGGACATTCTTGTAACTTGGGATGGAAATTGTTTTAAGATATCATCATTCTACCCGGCTAAGTTTAATGTGGCATTGCATGGTTGGGTATAATCTGTCATTTGCATTCGAAATTCAAATTCATGAGTAGCTTGTTCTGGTTTTTTGGTGAGGTCCATAATGTGGTACTTGTGTGTGGAACTCGGCATGATTATGTGGAGCTTGATTTGCTTCTTACTTTCTCATGTCAAATGATAATGTTCTATCTACTGcatttgtttaaattttgacATTTACAGCAAGGTAAAGTTTTTGTTGTTCGTTTCAAGTTCCGCGTTCGGGGAGTCTTTCTCAACTTCTGCCAATTATCTCATGAGTTATTGCCTATTTACATACAGGAAATGACACATCCAACTTATATGAATTTGAATATTGCATTTTCACTTTTTAACATACCTTAATTTGTCTAATTACAGGAACTTCCTCACTTGATTTTGTGACTTTTGCTTAATGAAGTTTTTGGATTCCCAGTCGATTCAACCTTGCTCAATAGGGAGAATGAAATGAATCAGTTAACTTTTTGTCCACGAAATGAATCAGTTAACTTTTTGTGCAGCCTTCGTTATTTAGCTTTGCTGGTAATATTATATCCCACATTTGTCATATATACTTTTTGAACGGTTTCATTTTTGTCATTAACAACTCAACTTTCTAAATTTACTAACACTAACAATTTTCTCAGGAACCCTTAACAACTCCCTATGCTATGGTTTTgggaatgatgaagaagatcaGCAACTGAAATTGAACAGCAGCATCCTCtacatatatgatatgataaacaATCACATGTTGATCTCatatgtcaaaaaaatattttaattttattaccTTAGTTAATATGGTATCAGTTGtacatatattttgaatatctCTAATACTATATAACATTATCAAATTATCTTATCTTCTGCGACAATTATCATCAATGATTCATTAATACTGATATTTTCACTATTGGGCCCGTGCTTGCCACGGGCCTTCCCCATctagtattatatatatatatatatatatatatatatatatataaggtgtaAGTTCACAAGGCCATAAACACTCCGATTATCTGTGTCTAGCCTATACCCATCAAttcacctaattctataatcaatCTCTTAAAGTTTAAGCCTAATGGTAAGTCTTCATTCCTCCCATTAGCATAACTTTAGTGGAATTGAAATAACtcgatacacctaatatttaatgacctaactcaatattttaaaacttggCTCATAACAAGATAACTATGGAAAGAATTGGAATTTAAGGTTACGTCTATGTCCTGTAACCTCTACCAGGGAAAATCAAAAGAAcatattacataatttataaCACCCATATGCAAAAATTCCCAATTTTATCATAGAAATATCAAAGTTTATTACCCCACCTTACTCTCTTATTGGTTATATATTTGGCctcaattttataatcaataattaCATAAGAATTTAAAACCTTCCTACTACtaattgtttgttatttttcaatAGACCATTAGGCCATCATTACATGCAATTCAAAACAAAGGCATTTGCCATTCAATATAACAACTTGAATGGCAAAGAATGtgataatacataacatacgaaatttattttaaaatagtaaacATATGACGGTAACAATTTAATACTCCatgaactaattaaattttctatatataacttTCACTTGCCACTCATCCACCAACTTTAAGCCAATTCTACCAAACATTACACTAagacatatattaaaatgtacGCTCGATCCCTCTTCACAacaagacatatatatatatatagacacactTTTTCCTTCCAATCAAGaacataataatagtaataataataatactcacAAGCAGTTTCTGTACAATCCAATACGACTCCACTAATTTTTCTAGCATTTATTGAATATCCCTCTTTtccaattcaaatattatactaaaaataattaacacaatCATGCTAATACATTCAAAATCCAACTCTAAATTTGATTACCTGGTGGAACAACCGCTTCATGACTACTGCAGATATGGTTTCTCTTGGCTAAACCCTTACTTTCCCTCTACAGAATATTTCctcctaaatattatataactaattataagAGTGGTGAAAGTGACcccctattaattataatattatttcttaaccattaactaaataaattggtaaaactaccccactaatttcataattataattatgaatagtccaaaacactcacttaaatctatcagaaagtattttctaacataaaaatttctagtGCCCAAACCGACTACACGGCTTGTTACATTTACTCtcattaattataatttcatttttttttgtcataataATGGGACTCACCACCTCATTGTATACCCAACTGTAATAGAcctttttatgattttgtatataattttatacaaaatcaattttatctCTCATATCCCCATTCCATATCTTTCTCCTAAAATCATTCATTCACTCCTATTTTAAGTTTCGAATTGGGAAATTTCAAATACTCCCTCTTGTCTTACTTTCAGTTTTTGCAGTAACCACCAAAATCAACccatgaattcatttttttattttttccttcatcaaaaattatatgtgtattatgcttcttagttttttcatttttttaaaaaaagaatttcatttttcttatcaGATTATAAGTTCTTCAAGATGAGAATGGAGTATTCATCTCTATCTATGAGGATTACTAGAGGTAATCCATTCATTGCATGTCAATATTGGTTATAATTCACCTTCGTTTTCAATTGGGTTAACGCAAGATTTTGGAGTCAATGTAGGGTCTATGgcaaaacataaacaagttCAAGTTAAACAATTTGTTGCATTgagattcaagaaaaaaaatgaccaaTGACAATTTAGAAAGTCATCAACGACACAAAATCTAGCGGCATTAAGATTGTTGAAGGTGGAAGTAAGAGAAAAGTCATAAACATAAATTCAGAGGAGATTGGATCTGCCTCATTAGAACTGGATAGATTTGGACAAATCTGAAGAACATCAGGAACAACAGGTAgtgtaatttatataaaaaagttatgTATAGTG
This DNA window, taken from Solanum lycopersicum chromosome 5, SLM_r2.1, encodes the following:
- the LOC104647634 gene encoding replication protein A 70 kDa DNA-binding subunit B-like; translated protein: MLKLMNTYLISIARVKISQTSHGKPIHKFYWVLDKETVIEHITPSNGVENPLPPPTKLNITTFDRIPHMMLDSAVEIDILAIILRCSPQKYAGRSNHKCREIIICDNHKNQFLLTLWEDFGEIKGNEIEAKMEKEMDLIVILGRNIGISTFQGLSLQSRYNSTIRVAPNYPQAVELTKWAKENKSMLLSRESNKTSTSSSAPLMMGLFYLEAEMAISDELQEFCVLECSGCKQKKRTKDRKDFHCPKCNRKTTLLPRCIFQIDLTDGTATVTASISGELGEKLLSLTAEDIFDITCAKRQSLHVNHVHEMLSNKLFQIRLRKSSWGTSNNTQATYSIISYMEKHHTSPTTIDRNSKKIRPLEISEMEVTETTTAAGSSNATLKFEPPTPTKKTVKGTSSLDFVTFA